AtgggggatggggaggacaCGGGGGCTGGTGGGAGGGCACAAGGGGTCACAAAGGGGACAGGATGGAATGGCAGGaaggggggaggtgacagaaGGGTGGAGGGGAAAGGGGGTGAGGGGGCAACGGCTgatgaggggacacagggggaggAGACATGGGAGCTGGTGAGGGATGGCAGAGGAGACAgcggggggtggcaggggctaCGGGTGTGgtggcagagggacagcagagaggcaggaggcgggaggggctgcggggggAGGTGCAGGGGGTGGCAGAAGAAACATGAGGCtgacacagggatggagggaacaAGGGGGACCCctcaggggcacagggggccACCGCAGGAGACCACAAGTGCTCCGAGGTCCCTGACActtcccctgtcccctccccagctgtccccaaccctgctgcagccacaggtcacCGTGGTGGCCACCCTGGGCGAGCTGCTGGCCGCCCTGCCCAGGCGGGACGAGGAGATGCTGCCTGTGTCCACATTGCGTCTGTACTGGGACCTGGAGGAATTCACCAGGGCCCTCTGGGACACCCGGGACTGCACTGATGACCCCTGGTGGCACTGCAATGTCACCTCTGATGATGATgaccctgtcacctccctgagccaggcCCTGGCCACCTACAAGAGTGCCCCATGGACCCCCCGGAACCACATGACAATGGTGGCCAGCAAGTGGCAGGGGTCAGTGTCTGAGCTCGTGAAAAGCTGGGCCAagctggccagggcagccacCGAGCTCCgcaacacctgcagggaggtggtCACTGAGGCAGCCACTGAGGCGATCACCGCCACCacccgggccagggagctgcaggacgaGGCTGCCTGTTATTGGATAGATCAGGAAATCATGATGGAGCTGGGTCTGGCCATGGACTGGATTGAGTGGGCTGTGATGGACACCGAGCATGAGGCACAGGTGAGAAGAGATGCCAGGGAGGCTGCCAGCCGGGCAACAATGGCCACCATGGTGAGACAGCGGGTGGAGacggccctggggctgctggagcgcttGGTGGCCGCGTGTGCCGAAGCCACTGCgctcccccaggagctgcagctcaggattggggacattggggccGCCCTGGAGGGGACAAATGAGGCATCCCCCAATGTCTCTGAGgacttggtggccaaggtggccgtgGCCGAGcggctgtgggaggccaacgCCCGCCTGGCCAAGGATCACCTGGTGGGGACACTTCAAGACATCATCGACTGCTACTTCGGCTGTGTTCCCAACAACCCCCATTGCCACAGGGTGGCTGAGTGGTGTCAAAGagccatcgaggacatcccaaggctccTTCGACCCCCAGAGcgtccccagagtgtccccaaggtgtccccagtgagCATGGAACTCCAAAAGGTGCGatggggggacagagggaacaCATGGCAGGAAGAGGGGGAACGGGGGGTGAGGGGGCAGTGAAggatggaggggacacagagtgatgggaggggacaaggggttgcaaaggggacaggagggagtgGCAGGAAGGTGGGAGGTGacaggggaggggacatggTGGGTAGGGGGCAGTTGGGGATGAGGCGACccagggggatggggacacaaggggtggcagagggtggcagaagggacagcagagaggcagagggCAGGTGGGGCTATgtgaggaggggcagggggtggtAGAGGAAACAAGAGGTTGACAAAGGGAaagaggggacaaaggggacccCTCGGGAAGGGGGCCACCGCAGGAGGCCGtaagtgccaccaggtccctgacacctcccctgtcccctccccagctgtccctggccctgctgcagccacaggtcacCGTGGTGGCCATCCTAGGCGAGCTGGTGGCCACCCTGCCTAGTCAGGACGAGATGATACTGTTACTTATGGCCCCAAGATGGCTGTACTGGGACCTGGTGGACTTCACCAAGGAGTTCCAGACCACCCAGTACTGCTTTGATGACACCTGGTGGCACAATGTCATCTCCGATGATGATGAtcctgtcacctccctgagccagggcctGGCCTCCTGCAAGAGCACCCCATGGACCACCCGGATGCGTGTGACAATGGTGGCCAGGAAGTGGCAGCGGTTGGTAGCTGTGCTTATGGACAGGTGGGCCGAGCTGGCCAGGAAGGCCACCAAGCTCCGCAACACCTGCAGGAAGGTGGTCAATGAGGCGGCCTACAGGGTGACTGCCttcactgcccagggaagagaCCCGCAGGATGAGGCTGCCCGTGATGGGACAGCTCAAGAAAACATGgtggagctgggtcaggccctgggcggggaggagggggccgaggtgctggctgggcaggaagACCAGGTGAGGACAGATGCCTGGGTGGCTGCCAGCAAGGCAACAATGGCCACCAAGGTGAGACAGCGgctggaggtggccctggggctgctggagcacttggTGGCCGTGTGTGACGAAGCCACTGCCttcccccgggagctgcagcacagggttCGGGACATCAAGGCCACCCTGAAAGAGATAAATGAGGcatcccccaatgtccccgaggacttggtggccaaggtggccgtgGCCGAGcggctgtgggaggccaacgCTCGCCTGATCAAGGATCACCTGGTGGGGACACTTGATGACATCATTGATTTCTTGTTCACTGATGATTCTGCCAACCCCAGTGCCCGTGAAGTGTCTGAGCGGTGCCAGAGagccatcgaggacatcccaaggctccTTCAACCCCCGGAGcatccccagagtgtccccaaggtgtccccagtgagCACGGAGCCCCAAGAGGTGCAGTGCGGGGTGAAGcagggggggaggagggggacagaggggacactaGGGCAGAGGAGGCAGGGGGGGATGAGGGAACACAGGGGGTTGGCAGGTGGTGGCAGGGGCTTAGAGTTTGGTGGGCGGTGGCAGAGGagacagcagaggggcagggggtgggaggggCTACAAGGCGAGGGGGCAGGTGGTGGCAGAGGGAACAAGAGGCTGacaaagggatggaggggacaaaggggaaCCCTCGGGGGCAAGGGGCCACCCCAGGAGGCTGtaagtgccaccaggtccctgacacctcccctgttccctccccagctgtccccgtccctgctgaggccacaggTCACTGTGGTGGCCATCGTGGGTgagctgctggccaccctgccctggcGGGATGAGGAGATGCTGCCCAAATCCCcggagtgcctgtgctgggacctGATTTGCTTCACCCAGGAGCTCCGGGCCACCCTGCACCGCATTGATGACACCTGGAGGCGCCAAAATGTCACCTCCGTTGATGATGACCCTCTCACCTCTGGTGATGATGATCCTCTCACTTCCGATGATGATGACCCTCCCACCTCTGATGATGATGATCCTCTCACTTCCGATGATGATgaccctcccacctccctgagccagcCCCTGGCCGCCTGCAAGAGCACCCCAGGGACTACGTGGGACCATGTGACAATGGCAGCCAGCAAGTGGCACAGGTCAGTGTCTGTGCTTGTGAACAGCTGGGCCCGGCTGGCCAGAAAGGCCACCAAGCTCCGCAATGCCTGCAAGAGGGCGGTCAATGAGGCGGCCTACAGGGTGGCCGCCTTCACCGCCTGGGAGAGGGACCTGCAGGACAAAGCTGCCCGTTATTGGACCGCTCAGGAAGACATTCTGGAGCTGAGTCAggcactgggcagggaggagggggccAAGGTGGTGGCCAGGCGTGAAGCCCAGGTGAGGGAAGAGGCCATGAAGGCTGCCAGCGAGGCAAGAAGGGCCACCATGGTGAGACAGAGGatggaggtggccctggggctgctggagcgcttGGTGGCCGCGTGTGACGAAGCCACCATGttcccccgggagctgcagcgccTGCTCAGGAACATCGAGGCCCCCCTGGAGGGGACAAATGAGGggtcccccaatgtccccgaggccttggtggccaaggtggcccTTGCCAAGCTTCTGTGGGAGGCCAACATCCGTGTGGTTAAGAATCACCTGGTGGGGACAGTTGAATACATCATCAAGTTCTATTTCTTTGGTCATCGCACTGGCCCCAGTACCTGTGTTGTGGCTGAGCGGTGCCAAAGAGCCACCGAGGACATCACAAGGCTCCTTCGACCCCAGGAGCGTCCCCAAGGTGTCCacaaggtgtccccagtgacCATGGAGCTCCAAGAGGTGCGATGGGGCAGAGAGGGAGATGGGGGGATGCTGGAGGGGGCATGGGGCTGGCACGGGGTGGCAGCGGGACAAGAGGCTGACAAAGGGACAGAGAGGACAAACGGGACCCCTTGGGGGCATGGGGCCACTGCAGGACGCTGtaagtgccaccaggtccctgacacctcccctgtcccctccccctatgtcccctccacagctgcaggcacttGTGGCCGTGGTGGCCACCCTGGGAGAGCTGGTGGCTACCGTGACTGGGCCACACAGAGCCAAGTGCCTGCACAAGTCCCCAGACTCCCTGCAAGAGGACCTGAGGAGATTCACCCGGAGCCTTCATGCGATCCTGGACCACggcagtgtcacctccctgagccaCTGTGGTGTCtcctccctgggccaggccctgTCTGCACTCAAGGTCACCCCTGGGAccacctgtgcctgtgccagtgtgagagctgcagccagcgCCTGGTGGGAGTTGGTGGCCAGGCTCGTGgacagctgggactggctggCCAGGGAGGCCACCGAGCTCCGTGACAACCACAGGAAGATGGTCACGGAGCAGCAGATGATGGTGACCCTGGACAAGGAAGAGGTGGCCTGGGAAATGGCCACGCACGATGCCCAGGTGGTGTCAGCCACCAATGAGGCCATGGCAGAGGCTGGGGTGGCCACCAGGAGAGGACATTGGGTAGTgatggccctggggctgctgcagcgcTTGGTGGCCACGTGTGACAGAGCCACCTTGTTCAACTGGATCATGGAGTGCCAGCTCAAGGACATCGAGGCCATCCTGAAGGGGATAAATGAGGTGTCCCCTGAAGTCCTGCAGGCCTTGGTTGCCAAAGTGGCCGAGTTTGAGCGGCTATGGGGGGCCAGCACCCGCCTGGCCAAGGATCACCTCTTGGGCGCACTTGGAGACATCCACGACCTCCTCTTGAGTCCCTGTGGTGAccatggtggccctggtggccccagCAGCCGTGCGGTGGCCGAGCGGTGCCAAAGAGCCATtgaggacatcccaaggctgctgctgggacagtgaTGTCACTGCTGTGACATCATCGGGGCAGTGATGTCATTGGAGAGACTTGTGGACACTTGAGTGCTACCAGCTTCTCGAGTGCCACCAAGAGCTCCTCAAGCACCACCAGTTCCTCAAGTGTCACCAGCAACTCGTGTCACCAAAAGCTCCCTAAGTGCCACCAGCTCTTcgagtgccagcagctcctcgtgTCACTAAGAGCCCCTCAAGTGCCACCTGCCTGGGACAGAACTGGTGCCACTGGGCTGGTGGTAGTGCCATGTCCCTGGTGCCATGTGtgcggtgtccccgtgtccccacagaTGGGACACGAGAGGTGGCACAGGGGCACGGGGGTGGTAGGAGCAGACAGGGGGTTgcaaagggatggaggggacagcagagccctccagggTGGGGACAAGGGGGACCCTCGGAGGTCacaagtgccaccaggtccctgacatctcccctgtcccctccacagctggaggtgatggtggccatggtggccaCCCTGGGCAAGCTGGTGGCCACCACGACCAGGCCACACCAGGCCAAGTGCCTGCGCATGTCTCCAAACTCCCTGCATGAGGACATGAGGAGACTCACCCGGAGCCTCCATAGGACTGTGAACCACGGCAGTGTCACCTCCTTGGGCCACCgtggtgtcccctccctgggccgGGCCCTGGCCACCCTCAGAGCAACACCTGGGACCACCTGGGCCGATGTGAGAGCTGTGACCAGCGCCTGGCAGGAGTCGATGGCCAGGCTCGTGAacagctgggatcagctggCCAGAGAGGCCACCGAGCTCCGTGactcctgcagggaggtggccaCTGCTGAGGCCGCTGTTGCAGCCACCACCAAGGCCAGGGACTGGCAGGACACGGCCGCCTGCTTGGGGACAGCTCCGGAAAACATGGTGGCCATGGAACAGGAGCTGCCACTGGCCcttggcagggaggaggggtgtCGGCAGTGGCGTCGTTTGAGGCCCGGGTGGTGGTGGCCACAACAAGGTGCTGGCGGCCACCATGGCCatgggaggggctgtggtgaCCCAGAGCCAGGCATTGATggccaccaggaggggacaggaggtggaggccaccctggggctgctggagcacttggTGGCCGCGTGTGACAAAGCCACCGCCttcccccgggagctgcagcgcctgctcagggacatcgTAGAcaccatggaggggacagaggaggagtcccccgatgtccccgaggCCTTGCCAGCCAAGGTGGCCGTGGCTGAGCGGCTGTGGGTGGCCAACACTCGCCTGGCCAAGGATCACCTGCTAGGGGCACTTGATGACATCAACAACATCTTCAGTTGTGATTCCAACAGCTCCAGTGCCCCTGTGGTGACTGAGAAGTGCCAAAAAGCCATCAAGGGCATCCcgaagctgctgcagggatggtgatgTCACTGCCATGACATCATCACAGTAGTGACATCCTCAGGGgcattgctgctgtcacctgtgccctCCCCGTGCAGTATTTGAGacaaatttggggaattttctgggatttctcatTGATACTGTCCcaaatcctgatgggaattccaggggtgacgtcactggggacactcagggacactcagggacaggggacaggggtgaatgagtcccctcagcagcttccagctttccactgtgcctgcagcagagccaggtcaTAAATTGCAATTTTATAAATTGCTTCTGCAATTCTGCATTGGTTTCTACACTTTTGTATTGCCATTTACACATTGCTATTGATCACCAGAAATTTGATATGGTATTTGATACTGCTATTATCAGTGATTCCTTGTAGCTGCTGGTTGGTGCAATATAATCTATCAGTTCATGTGTGCACCGTACAgcctataaataaatatttaaataaataaataaataaacaaatgatTATTCTCTATATACATCAGACTGGTCTGATCTGAACTCTGTGTCAGACACATTCCTTGAGCCCACTGAGGGACGAGTGGTCAATAAAGCCATCCCAACATTCCTtgaggggagcacagccagggagctgcttcaaGGCGCTGTCTCTGAGAGATTTCCCCTTGGAAACCCGGGGTGGGATGGAAATACACCCGAGCAGATGGCAAAATTAAACTGATATCAAAGCCTCGTGGAATGGGGGTTAAAACATGGGGTCTCTAAAGCTGTCAATTGGTCAGAGCTTCAGCAAGTGAGGCAAAATGATGATGAATCAgccactgattttttaaacaggTGAAGAGAAACTGCCATCAAATATACTGATGTAGATCCTGAATCAGCTGAGGGTGAAGcacatctggttttgttttgtgtgggtCAGGCTTCAAATGATAAAAGAAGAACAGATAAAGGGAGTTGAAGACATAGATAAACTGCTGGAGGGTGCCTGGAAGGTGTTTTGAGACAGGGGCCCAAGGGAAAGAGTTCATCCCAACCCAGCAAgaaggcagctcaggaaaagtcACCCAAGAAAGCTTCCCCTGcggagaaggagcagagtgcatcctgtaagaaatgggggcactggaacaaggactgtccagtgctgaaagaaaaatcatcagtccccagctgccagcagaacaaacctcaagcagctcaggctctgagtgATGGGGGCCGAGGGCTGTCATGGAAAtgattagcattgactccatgactGCAGGAGGCTGATCAATCACCTTATCCTACCATACTGTATTGTTCTGTACTAATTAATAAACTCACCCCCTCACAGACAGTCCAATACAGACAGATCCAATTGGTCAACCAATCCAAACTCCATCACCAATTAAGATAATGGCCAGTTAAGAAAACACCTTTTAGTAAACCAATCTGCATAACACATTGCGCAtgtgcacaacaacaggtgcagcaaggaaGCAGATAAGTGAGAGTTAAGCCCCTGGGCCTCCACACCAGtgcatcttccttttcttcacagcctccttctcttccacacAGATAAAGTTTAGGATTGACAAATCCTGGCTTGGGAGAACAATAGGGGCTGAGCAACTGGGGTTTTCTGAGAGAGGAGCCTCACTCTTCAGAATtgttaaaagtttaataagggATAATTAGAGACAAATCAGTAACAGCACTGGGTGCTTGGCCATGGCCAGAGGCACAATGGTTAACCACAGCAACTCTTCTTGTCTAGTTTTACCATTGTATTGTTCAAATTATACACATTCAAACACTTCTTTGAACTCCTTTACATGTTCCAGGAATTCTTTAGGTTGGTTTGACCCCCAACCTGCCTTTTTAGAGTATGTGCAGGAATCGTGGGTTGTTGTTTTGAGGGTTGTGTGTCACTCCCTCACAAGGACCCCCTGTTCTGTGGTTGCAGCAGGTGACAGTTACTGACAGTGGAAGGGTCAGTGGCAGGGGTCCTCATCACATCCCTTCCTCAAGTGTTATCTGACCAGGCAGACAGTTTTAGCTATTTCCACAAGTCCTTTAAACCAGCATTAACTATTTCACAAATATCTCTGAGTCATTCTCATTATTGTCAGttagttacaaaaataaaagcatttgttATTATTTCACAACTACAGCTACTTCTGCAAAAGTTAACATTACAATGCACAACACATGGCATCCACTTTAATATTTTGGGAAAGCCAAAACTATAATGTATGTTTTTCACACTGTCCACAAACTAAAATATCATCCATAAATGATGTTCTGAGGATACGAGCTacacaggggccagggcattGGCCACAAAAAGCTGAACAAATTACACTAtagcaaaagcagtgaaaggtgATTACAAACTGTACCATATCAAACTCGCTGTGATTAAGAATAATTTGCACAAGTCCATACATAATAGCAAAAGCCAACACTGCCTAGTTATTTAcaccaaagccagggcaggtttttccCTTGCACGGAGCACTTGGGCCTTCCCCGGGccccttctgccctcctgcagagccgctggcattttccagcacacacagtttgtAACCCAGAGCCGGGTGCAGCCCCGAAGGCTCCAAGCgcctccttccaggctgactctgcaggtgccgaggctgctctgggctctgccagggctctgctggggctcagctctgggccgggctgggcccgctctcccctcacatggctccgggcagctgaggcacagcgggagaaggaagggacacGTCAAGGGAGTCGAGGTTTGAGAgagtttttattccaaaaattGTCATAACAAACAGGCTGCCCTAACTACCATAACTAACTACCAGAGCTAACTACCATAACTAATTATCAGTGCTAACTACCAAAACTAACTAGTTGTCCTAACTACTGTAACTAAAGGCTGTCCTCAAGTGCTTCATCTCCTCCGCTGCTCCCTCAGTTGCTTCGCTGCAGTGATCAcaggggtcaggctggagagaggcttggCTGATGACAAAAATGGGTGCTGcccaaaggataaaaaagaaagaaatgaactgtTACTTCCCAGAGTCAAGTTcctcacaggctctgttgcagcaggacaaagggaaatggtttGAAACTCAAGAGAGGCGAGCAGGCTCAGATTAGATCTAAGGGAGAATTTTTTAACCAGGAGAGTGggggaacactgacagaaggtGCCCAGAGGTGTGGGAGGTGCCCCCTCCCTGGAAACCTCCAAGCTCAGGTCGGGCAGGGCTCGGAGCCCCCTGAcctgttgaagatgtccctgctcgctgtggggcaccaggcccagctggcCTCGAAAGGAGCCTGCCAGGCCAAAGCAGGCGAGGATTCTGCTCGCTCTGCGTGTGGAAAGTAGCGAGGCTGGAGACTGTCGGAGGGGGCCCCACAAGAAAACCCCTCCCTCGCGCTGCtgcttgccctgcagcccttggcattcacctgcagcagctcctgggcagcccagcgcCGCTCCTCGTCCGGCTCCAGGCTGCACTCGAGGAAGTCCCGCAGCAGAGCCGACAGGTgccggggctcctgcagctgcgggGTCCCGTTCTGCCGGATCAGAGCGcgagcctgcagggaaagcaaactcagcgctctgccagcttccttcACACCCACACGGGCTCACATCCACCCCGggtcctcagccccagctccaggggcactttCTTCCCTGACACagatgctgctcacagctcatttttctgtgccaaccaaaaaacccaaaccctggggctgccacaaCCTTTTCAACATCCAAATGATCTCTCCCTGAGAGCCAGTTTCATTGGCTGACTCTGTTAGTAGGAACCTCCATCAGAAATAGCacattttgcttctccaaaTGTGGACAGCAGCTTTACAGGCCATTTTCCAGAGTCAGTGTGGTCTGCCTGGGTTATTTCACAGGATTCTTACATCAAGTGCATCTCTGCAGTGACACTGACACTCAAGTGTATGCATTCctgatgccccatcccagaaaCTGCCAGGCCGAAAACAGGAGGTTTGTGATGCTGAAAGCTCAGCTTAGGTGACACAGAGAAAGTAGCTTAGACTAGGAATGAAATTTGTTAGACTATGAGGATGTTAAACAATCATCCCCAGGTTTTCAACAAGTTTCACAGTGAGAAGAATCAGAGGGGAAATCATCTTGCAAAATGTCTTCTAGaagctcctgcagaaatcttgttgggtttggggatgggatgtggggctggtttgggcttttCTTGCAGGGTAACATTAGAGCTGATGCACTTGCTTCACATTTCGATGTCATCCTCAcagccagaagagctgcaacaacgtaaatcccaaagcaaattgTTGCTGGAGACTGCAGAATATTCGTCTGTCTTGAGGCTGgagtcctctgggaattcccttcccatgtgcagaaacctccagctgctgctcccagggcagggtcccccTGCGCTCACAGGCCTCTGCAACCACTGGAGAATTTGCCTCTTACCATGGCCCCCGTTTCCCTGAAGTAAGGAGGttctccttccaccatctcGATGGTCACAATGCCAAAGGCCCAGATGTCCACCTTGGGGCCATAAGGAGATCTGGTCACAACTTCTGGGGCCATCCAGTGAGCAGTGCCCACCATGGAGCTGCGCcggtcctgctcagggctgagctgagcacagaggccaaaatcagctgaggacagaaacaaaccctgtcaaaggcagctggaatgagGAAACCAAGCACAAAGATTCCCCACTCTCCATCTGAGAATGCAGTAGTGAAGTCAGCTGGGAAAGTCCTCAGGGCTGTAGCCAAGGGAAGATGGAACTGGACCCTTACAGAAACCCTCAGCTTTCATGCAGTGGCTTTTACTGATTCCCTTGGAGCTTTagattcccactgctgcccctctggaagggccagagccagagcaaaggcactgctggcaccctgctcctctcctgagctctctgcaggggcagccgctctcagctggcagcagggcccgggcagtgcccccagcagcccttgtggggctctggcctcactgggaagcagccccacagccgcaGCTCGGGAGCGCCGTGCCTGGCCAGGAACACccacccagcctgacagagccgtccattcccaggaggatgTTGGAGCTCTTCAGATCCCTGTGCATCACCCGGTTGGAATGGAGgaaatccaggccctgcagacactgagagagaacaagaaacacCAGGGTAAAAACCAATGGCCGGAATATATCACACCAGAAAGGACAGTTCAGAATTCTGCCAGCAGCAACTTTGCTGGGACAGGCCAGGAGTGCAGTGCACACAAGCTCCAGGCAAACGGTGCAAGgcaaagctgagaacagcaaatgaaatccaaaaaggacagagagtaccacaacagcaggag
This region of Haemorhous mexicanus isolate bHaeMex1 chromosome 32, bHaeMex1.pri, whole genome shotgun sequence genomic DNA includes:
- the LOC132340501 gene encoding uncharacterized protein LOC132340501 isoform X2; translation: MEAWRWQRSVDVLVDRWAQLARKATQLHNACREVASKSGYRVATARARELQAEAARDGTAQEHMVELGQALGGEEGAGGVAGHEAQVRTDARVATSEARRASTVRQQMEVALGLLERLVATCDEATAFPRELQRLLRDIEAVLIGTNDMSPNVPEALVAKVAEAERLWEASARLAKDHLEGTLDNIIKFYFTGGCASPCACGVAERCQRATEDIPRLVQSPASPQGVPEVSPVSMEIQELTPALLQPQVTVVAILGELLATLHRRDKTLPMSLRCLCWDLEKFTRELRNSLYCTDDPWWRRNVTSKDDDPLTSLSQALAAYKSTPWTTWDHVTQAASKWHRSVAVLLDRWADLPSAATWHHNTCRKVATEMADMAATATARARELQDEAARYGTAQENMMELVLALGGEEGAEVVAGHEAQVRRDARVAASEARRASTVRQWVEEALGLLERLVAACDEAAAFPRELQRRVGDIEATLEGANEASPNVPEALVAKVAVAEQLWEANARLAKDHLEGTLDDIINLYVNGGPESPSGVAERCQRAIEDIPRLLRPLKHPQGVPKVSPLSPTLLQPQVTVVATLGELLAALPRRDEEMLPVSTLRLYWDLEEFTRALWDTRDCTDDPWWHCNVTSDDDDPVTSLSQALATYKSAPWTPRNHMTMVASKWQGSVSELVKSWAKLARAATELRNTCREVVTEAATEAITATTRARELQDEAACYWIDQEIMMELGLAMDWIEWAVMDTEHEAQVRRDAREAASRATMATMVRQRVETALGLLERLVAACAEATALPQELQLRIGDIGAALEGTNEASPNVSEDLVAKVAVAERLWEANARLAKDHLVGTLQDIIDCYFGCVPNNPHCHRVAEWCQRAIEDIPRLLRPPERPQSVPKVSPVSMELQKLSLALLQPQVTVVAILGELVATLPSQDEMILLLMAPRWLYWDLVDFTKEFQTTQYCFDDTWWHNVISDDDDPVTSLSQGLASCKSTPWTTRMRVTMVARKWQRLVAVLMDRWAELARKATKLRNTCRKVVNEAAYRVTAFTAQGRDPQDEAARDGTAQENMVELGQALGGEEGAEVLAGQEDQVRTDAWVAASKATMATKVRQRLEVALGLLEHLVAVCDEATAFPRELQHRVRDIKATLKEINEASPNVPEDLVAKVAVAERLWEANARLIKDHLVGTLDDIIDFLFTDDSANPSAREVSERCQRAIEDIPRLLQPPEHPQSVPKVSPVSTEPQELSPSLLRPQVTVVAIVGELLATLPWRDEEMLPKSPECLCWDLICFTQELRATLHRIDDTWRRQNVTSVDDDPLTSGDDDPLTSDDDDPPTSLSQPLAACKSTPGTTWDHVTMAASKWHRSVSVLVNSWARLARKATKLRNACKRAVNEAAYRVAAFTAWERDLQDKAARYWTAQEDILELSQALGREEGAKVVARREAQVREEAMKAASEARRATMVRQRMEVALGLLERLVAACDEATMFPRELQRLLRNIEAPLEGTNEGSPNVPEALVAKVALAKLLWEANIRVVKNHLVGTVEYIIKFYFFGHRTGPSTCVVAERCQRATEDITRLLRPQERPQGVHKVSPVTMELQELQALVAVVATLGELVATVTGPHRAKCLHKSPDSLQEDLRRFTRSLHAILDHGSVTSLSHCGVSSLGQALSALKVTPGTTCACASVRAAASAWWELVARLVDSWDWLAREATELRDNHRKMVTEQQMMVTLDKEEVAWEMATHDAQVVSATNEAMAEAGVATRRGHWVVMALGLLQRLVATCDRATLFNWIMECQLKDIEAILKGINEVSPEVLQALVAKVAEFERLWGASTRLAKDHLLGALGDIHDLLLSPCGDHGGPGGPSSRAVAERCQRAIEDIPRLLLGQ
- the LOC132340501 gene encoding uncharacterized protein LOC132340501 isoform X8, whose product is MEAWRWQRSVDVLVDRWAQLARKATQLHNACREVASKSGYRVATARARELQAEAARDGTAQEHMVELGQALGGEEGAGGVAGHEAQVRTDARVATSEARRASTVRQQMEVALGLLERLVATCDEATAFPRELQRLLRDIEAVLIGTNDMSPNVPEALVAKVAEAERLWEASARLAKDHLEGTLDNIIKFYFTGGCASPCACGVAERCQRATEDIPRLVQSPASPQGVPEVSPVSMEIQELTPALLQPQVTVVAILGELLATLHRRDKTLPMSLRCLCWDLEKFTRELRNSLYCTDDPWWRRNVTSKDDDPLTSLSQALAAYKSTPWTTWDHVTQAASKWHRSVAVLLDRWADLPSAATWHHNTCRKVATEMADMAATATARARELQDEAARYGTAQENMMELVLALGGEEGAEVVAGHEAQVRRDARVAASEARRASTVRQWVEEALGLLERLVAACDEAAAFPRELQRRVGDIEATLEGANEASPNVPEALVAKVAVAEQLWEANARLAKDHLEGTLDDIINLYVNGGPESPSGVAERCQRAIEDIPRLLRPLKHPQGVPKVSPLSPTLLQPQVTVVATLGELLAALPRRDEEMLPVSTLRLYWDLEEFTRALWDTRDCTDDPWWHCNVTSDDDDPVTSLSQALATYKSAPWTPRNHMTMVASKWQGSVSELVKSWAKLARAATELRNTCREVVTEAATEAITATTRARELQDEAACYWIDQEIMMELGLAMDWIEWAVMDTEHEAQVRRDAREAASRATMATMVRQRVETALGLLERLVAACAEATALPQELQLRIGDIGAALEGTNEASPNVSEDLVAKVAVAERLWEANARLAKDHLVGTLQDIIDCYFGCVPNNPHCHRVAEWCQRAIEDIPRLLRPPERPQSVPKVSPVSMELQKLSPSLLRPQVTVVAIVGELLATLPWRDEEMLPKSPECLCWDLICFTQELRATLHRIDDTWRRQNVTSVDDDPLTSGDDDPLTSDDDDPPTSDDDDPLTSDDDDPPTSLSQPLAACKSTPGTTWDHVTMAASKWHRSVSVLVNSWARLARKATKLRNACKRAVNEAAYRVAAFTAWERDLQDKAARYWTAQEDILELSQALGREEGAKVVARREAQVREEAMKAASEARRATMVRQRMEVALGLLERLVAACDEATMFPRELQRLLRNIEAPLEGTNEGSPNVPEALVAKVALAKLLWEANIRVVKNHLVGTVEYIIKFYFFGHRTGPSTCVVAERCQRATEDITRLLRPQERPQGVHKVSPVTMELQELQALVAVVATLGELVATVTGPHRAKCLHKSPDSLQEDLRRFTRSLHAILDHGSVTSLSHCGVSSLGQALSALKVTPGTTCACASVRAAASAWWELVARLVDSWDWLAREATELRDNHRKMVTEQQMMVTLDKEEVAWEMATHDAQVVSATNEAMAEAGVATRRGHWVVMALGLLQRLVATCDRATLFNWIMECQLKDIEAILKGINEVSPEVLQALVAKVAEFERLWGASTRLAKDHLLGALGDIHDLLLSPCGDHGGPGGPSSRAVAERCQRAIEDIPRLLLGQ